Proteins found in one Ovis canadensis isolate MfBH-ARS-UI-01 breed Bighorn chromosome 20, ARS-UI_OviCan_v2, whole genome shotgun sequence genomic segment:
- the ZNF451 gene encoding E3 SUMO-protein ligase ZNF451 isoform X6, whose amino-acid sequence MGDPGSEIIECIPPAGPEASESTVEENEDDIQFVSEGPLRPVLEYIDLVSSDDDEPSTSQRERMPESKAPASESRRPEMCSGCSAPPPSGDGSSSSGRCASSPQRMVSHPSSVENPLETQRNDHSNSDIKISETETLEPSQNYQSLPPSPLLVPQESVASSEAKEGLPVESPASQHGRDALLYLQTQVAEMSRVIRDLQSRSCFRFHHSRTGEASSVPWDISTSREEHLSAVEEEAECKSPSADDKGQPADPSQSSFTGLLKRMEQRGVIKRVTLQSEAEPCEGKPDCVTSKKRLVPPLHPLLRIATAEVFKDPADCHPSSFMGHRVYPVAKDTSPFQPNPPAGGPIVEALEHSRRGGTTSPLDSTSKEMEVMGCRFYHAASIAARAASYMAYMTQYQRKLWEDMEDLVHDPEFDRGKARCIISDGMDAGLWQLCTTRDIMDSVVRVMAMAIDYRRQAWLRLTSLTKKTQEKISHLPFDGTCLFGQDVNAVVAEENSVKENDYKDHSKYYSQHRYFYSHDQKAHCHSRGYSRGDWYRPRNHPYRHRKRADSPERHGYKN is encoded by the exons GAAGGACCGTTGAGACCTGTTCTAGAATACATTGACCTGGTCAGCAGTGATGATGATGAGCCCAGTACCTCTCAACGTGAG AGAATGCCTGAGTCTAAGGCGCCAGCCTCAGAGAGTCGTCGCCCAGAAATGTGCTCTGGCTGCAGTGCTCCTCCTCCCAGTGGAGACGGCAGCTCCTCCTCTGGGCGCTGCGCCAGCAGTCCTCAAAGGATGGTTTCTCACCCTTCTTCCGTTGAGAACCCATTGGAGACCCAGAGAAATGATCACAGTAATTCAGATATTAAGATCTCTGAGACAGAGACACTTGAGCCATCACAGAATTACCAGAGTCTGCCTCCATCTCCACTCCTGGTCCCCCAAGAGTCTGTGGCCTCCTCAGAGGCCAAGGAGGGTTTGCCTGTAGAGTCTCCAGCTTCCCAGCACGGGCGGGATGCCCTCCTCTATCTCCAGACGCAGGTGGCTGAGATGTCCCGAGTGATACGTGACCTGCAGTCCAGAAGCTGCTTCCGATTTCATCATTCCCGCACAGGTGAGGCCTCCTCGGTTCCTTGGGACATCTCCACCTCCAGAGAAGAACACTTATCTGCAGTCGAAGAAGAGGCTGAGTGCAAGTCCCCCTCGGCCGACGACAAAGGGCAGCCAGCTGACCCCAGTCAGTCCAGCTTCACAGGGCTATTGAAAAGGATGGAACAGAGAGGTGTTATCAAGAGAGTCACCTTGCAGTCAGAAGCAGAACCGTGCGAGGGCAAGCCTGACTGtgtgacctccaagaagcgcttggTCCCTCCGTTGCATCCTCTTCTGAGAATTGCCACCGCGGAGGTTTTCAAAGACCCTGCTGATTGCCATCCTTCTTCTTTCATGGGACACAGGGTGTATCCTGTGGCTAAGGACACCTCTCCTTTCCAGCCAAATCCCCCAGCAGGAGGCCCCATCGTCGAAGCGCTAGAGCATAGCAGGAGAGGAGGCACCACGTCGCCCCTGGATTCCACCTCAAAGGAGATGGAGGTCATGGGCTGCAGGTTCTACCATGCTGCTTCCATCGCGGCCCGCGCTGCCAGCTACATGGCCTACATGACGCAGTATCAGCGTAAACTCTGGGAAGACATGGAGGACCTGGTCCATGACCCTGAGTTTGATCGTGGAAAGGCAAGATGTATCATATCTGATGGCATGGATGCAGGCCTCTGGCAGCTGTGTACTACCAGGGACATAATGGACTCTGTGGTCAGAGTTATGGCGATGGCAATAGACTACAGAAGGCAGGCTTGGCTTCGGCTCACATCCCTCACAAAGAAGACCCAGGAGAAGATCTCACACTTGCCCTTTGATGGTACTTGCCTCTTTGGACAAGATGTGAATGCTGTTGTTGCAGAAGAAAACAGTGTGAAAGAAAACGACTATAAAGACCACAGCAAATACTATAGCCAGCATCGATACTTCTACAGTCACGACCAGAAAGCACATTGCCACAGTCGTGGGTACTCCCGAGGGGACTGGTACAGACCTCGCAACCACCCctatagacacagaaaaaggGCAGACTCTCCGGAACGCCATGGGTACAAGAATTAG